One region of Acropora muricata isolate sample 2 chromosome 13, ASM3666990v1, whole genome shotgun sequence genomic DNA includes:
- the LOC136895040 gene encoding histamine H2 receptor-like, with translation MSSNTSLNNSSEPNGSSCTEFKIPTYITIVLGFIVNAFVCISFSYYRRIRTTNNFFVCNLAVSALVQMFHLSLLQARESIVKSLPGDDWLKFNVFLRIFEDFGVIASIITVAVISYDRHHAVTKPLHYNAIMTSRKVFLFILCIWLLAAAFSSLHLLLLLPEHLRKYIYKYTYIPLAVVCTMVIPLSVTIYSYTKIVNVALRHSRNNPHQTSNSSAKWLTRKHIKIALYMIVLVAPPLLYWTIYNVVSASDEYFEPVQFNCLSEYFFSMGPSFVATIDPIVYIILTRDFRDIITAWFKCPSRRNFVSETYDLPVMRTSNASLTLLTDMPLTAQGPLQLTSLKKFSVVEITQERTVATDTIEQY, from the coding sequence ATGAGTTCAAATACCAGTCTTAACAATAGCTCTGAACCAAACGGATCTTCATGCACTGAATTTAAAATTCCAACGTACATAACTATCGTTTTGGGTTTCATTGTGAATGCTTTTGTCTGCATCTCTTTCTCTTACTATCGAAGAATCCGAACCACCAACAACTTCTTCGTGTGCAACCTTGCGGTCAGCGCTTTGGTTCAAATGTTCCATCTGAGTTTGTTGCAAGCACGAGAAAGCATCGTCAAATCATTGCCAGGTGATGACTGGCTGAAATTCAATGTGTTTTTAAGAATCTTTGAAGACTTCGGTGTAATAGCAAGCATCATAACTGTGGCTGTGATAAGCTATGACCGGCATCATGCAGTCACGAAACCACTTCACTACAACGCGATTATGACATCaagaaaagtttttcttttcattctgtGTATTTGGCTGCTGGCGGCGGCGTTCTCCAGTCTTCATCTGCTCCTCCTATTGCCAGAACATTTGAGGAAATACATTTACAAGTATACCTACATTCCCCTGGCTGTCGTTTGCACCATGGTGATTCCCTTATCCGTCACAATTTACAGCTACACAAAAATTGTCAACGTCGCCTTACGCCATTCCCGTAACAATCCACACCAAACTTCTAACTCGTCTGCCAAGTGGCTCACAAGAAAGCATATCAAAATTGCACTTTATATGATAGTGCTAGTAGCACCTCCTCTTCTTTATTGGACAATATACAATGTAGTATCTGCCAGCGATGAATATTTTGAACCAGTGCAATTTAACTGTTTAAGTGAGTACTTTTTCAGTATGGGGCCAAGCTTTGTGGCCACTATCGATCCTATTGTTTACATAATTCTCACGAGAGACTTTAGGGATATTATCACTGCTTGGTTTAAATGCCCAAGTCGTCGGAATTTCGTCAGTGAAACGTACGATCTTCCTGTTATGAGAACTTCAAATGCTTCGCTTACTTTGCTCACTGATATGCCATTGACAGCACAAGGACCTTTGCAACTTACTTCGCTGAAGAAGTTTTCAGTTGTTGAGATTACCCAAGAAAGAACAGTTGCGACTGATACTATAGAGCAATATTGA